From one Candidatus Nitrospira nitrosa genomic stretch:
- the flgC gene encoding flagellar basal body rod protein FlgC — MEMSDSLAVSVSGLDAQRRRLNVIASNLANAQSTKTPSGGPYKRRDVVFRSTAVPSAFQRSFRQVAVGPSAHALEGVSVSRVQEDPKPGQLIYDPHHPDADPKGFVRLPNVNVMEEMVNMIGASRAYEANVQAINATRTMWNKALEIGR, encoded by the coding sequence ATGGAGATGTCAGACAGTCTGGCAGTTTCGGTTTCCGGGTTAGACGCTCAACGGCGACGACTCAACGTCATTGCCAGCAATCTCGCCAACGCGCAGTCGACGAAAACGCCGTCCGGCGGTCCGTATAAGCGGCGGGACGTGGTCTTTCGATCGACGGCAGTTCCCAGTGCATTTCAGCGATCGTTTCGGCAGGTGGCCGTGGGCCCATCGGCCCATGCGCTTGAAGGGGTTTCTGTCTCACGGGTGCAAGAAGATCCCAAGCCCGGGCAACTGATCTATGATCCGCACCATCCGGATGCCGACCCAAAAGGATTCGTCCGGCTTCCCAACGTCAATGTGATGGAGGAAATGGTGAATATGATCGGGGCGTCGCGCGCGTATGAAGCGAATGTGCAGGCGATCAATGCGACACGCACGATGTGGAACAAGGCGCTGGAAATCGGGAGGTAA
- a CDS encoding response regulator encodes MAAAAMSSMSSQGQGLSRVQGTVLVVDDEESIRNLFRELFRSERINVRVAGSRQEAVAMVKQMAPTLMIVDVLLPDGDGIAVLEEVQKLDNRIIGAVMTGAATIELAVRAMKAGAVEFFLKPFQTEVVSATVRRLLAVHQARGDNAVVKHAAVRSGAIRLQNTPFHTFDEGGMFREADGPGEYERGLAEGRQLVEDERRQVLAVLTNAARQFDLARGTVRQTMEADVVELAFQVASKILHESAESSREQIIVQAKAGINALRDAESVVIQAHPLDAGVLEAAKAELAGQRDISFAINVEAVPSLPRGSCLLHTSTRLVDASLETQLARLGHAVQHGVPHDS; translated from the coding sequence GTGGCAGCTGCGGCCATGTCGTCGATGTCGTCTCAGGGGCAGGGACTCTCCAGAGTGCAGGGGACGGTCCTTGTCGTCGATGATGAAGAAAGCATTCGGAACCTCTTCCGTGAACTCTTCAGATCTGAGCGTATCAATGTCCGTGTTGCCGGTTCCCGACAGGAAGCGGTGGCGATGGTCAAGCAGATGGCGCCGACTCTGATGATTGTCGACGTGTTGCTGCCGGATGGAGACGGCATTGCCGTCCTGGAAGAAGTACAGAAACTGGACAATCGGATCATCGGCGCGGTGATGACCGGAGCGGCCACCATCGAGCTTGCCGTGCGAGCGATGAAAGCAGGGGCTGTCGAGTTCTTCTTGAAGCCGTTTCAGACTGAAGTGGTCAGTGCCACAGTTCGACGTTTGTTGGCGGTTCATCAGGCGCGCGGGGACAATGCGGTGGTGAAGCACGCGGCTGTCCGGTCTGGGGCGATCCGGCTACAGAATACACCCTTTCATACCTTTGATGAGGGTGGCATGTTTCGGGAAGCCGATGGTCCTGGGGAGTACGAGCGTGGATTGGCGGAGGGACGACAGCTCGTAGAGGATGAACGTCGACAGGTCTTGGCCGTGCTGACCAACGCCGCGAGACAGTTTGACCTCGCGCGAGGAACGGTGCGGCAGACGATGGAAGCGGACGTGGTCGAGTTGGCGTTTCAAGTGGCTTCCAAGATTCTGCATGAGTCGGCTGAATCGTCTCGGGAGCAGATCATCGTTCAGGCTAAGGCTGGGATCAATGCGTTGCGCGACGCCGAGAGCGTGGTGATACAGGCACATCCCTTGGATGCCGGTGTCTTGGAAGCGGCCAAGGCCGAGCTCGCAGGACAACGAGATATCTCTTTCGCAATCAACGTTGAAGCGGTTCCTTCACTCCCACGAGGGAGTTGTCTCTTGCATACCAGTACACGATTGGTCGATGCCTCCCTTGAGACGCAGTTGGCCCGTTTGGGTCATGCTGTGCAGCATGGAGTGCCTCATGACTCTTAG
- the fliF gene encoding flagellar basal-body MS-ring/collar protein FliF, protein MFSKFSINQRMIILVALAGSIAGLIAIALWTQQPDMQVLFTHLGSEDAAAIIDKLKETKVPYETTGGGSTVLVPSDQVHDLRLQLATQGLPHGGGVGFEIFDKTSIGMSEFVQKLNYRRALQGELARTIAQMPEVERARVHLAMPERRLFASEQEKARASVIVTLRGGQQLSPAQVQGVIHLVSSSVEGLQSRDVTVVDGHGRLLSATVTDETAGLTNTQLDYQRSIEKDIETRIQTMLERIVGPNKAVVRVSSVVDFRKIETTEERYDPNSQVVRSEQRGQEKSNGSNGVGGGVPGVQSNVPPGTDAEPAQTSSNSSQTKNETVNYEISRTVSKIVEPVGAIKQLSVAVLVDGVYEAAKAAEGQAGDAPAAARKYVPRSEEDLKRIEDIVKKAMGFSAERQDQVQVVNVQFGTEAEEPQAGTTEIASEGLKPWMPYLRYGVAILLFAVILLFVVRPLLAMLGTNIEQAQAEASVAELSGGNPAGGATLANTPDRAQIIDMAKKNPDATAVVVKEWLKSPS, encoded by the coding sequence ATGTTCTCCAAGTTTTCCATCAATCAACGGATGATCATCCTCGTCGCCTTGGCGGGATCCATTGCCGGTCTGATCGCCATCGCCTTGTGGACGCAACAGCCCGACATGCAAGTGCTGTTCACCCACCTTGGCAGCGAAGACGCCGCCGCCATTATCGACAAGCTCAAAGAGACTAAGGTGCCGTACGAGACGACCGGCGGCGGTTCAACCGTACTGGTGCCCAGCGACCAGGTTCACGACCTGCGATTGCAACTTGCGACCCAAGGGCTTCCCCACGGCGGTGGAGTCGGATTTGAAATTTTCGACAAGACCTCAATTGGGATGTCCGAATTTGTTCAGAAGTTGAATTATCGTCGGGCATTGCAGGGAGAATTGGCGCGAACCATCGCTCAGATGCCGGAAGTGGAACGGGCGCGCGTCCATCTGGCCATGCCGGAGCGACGACTGTTCGCGAGTGAGCAGGAGAAGGCGAGAGCCTCTGTGATCGTCACGCTTCGTGGCGGGCAGCAACTCTCGCCGGCACAGGTGCAAGGGGTCATCCATTTGGTATCGAGCAGTGTGGAAGGGCTTCAATCCCGTGATGTGACCGTGGTGGACGGACACGGGCGTCTCCTGTCGGCGACGGTGACGGATGAGACGGCCGGGCTGACCAATACGCAACTCGATTATCAGCGCAGCATTGAAAAGGACATCGAGACGCGTATCCAAACGATGTTGGAACGGATCGTCGGACCCAATAAGGCCGTTGTTCGTGTGTCGAGTGTCGTGGATTTCAGAAAAATCGAGACGACGGAAGAGCGATATGATCCGAATAGCCAAGTCGTGAGAAGCGAACAGCGAGGCCAAGAAAAGTCCAATGGGAGCAACGGGGTTGGTGGCGGTGTACCCGGCGTTCAGTCCAACGTGCCGCCGGGAACCGATGCTGAGCCGGCACAAACCAGTTCAAACAGCAGTCAAACAAAAAACGAAACGGTCAACTATGAGATCAGCCGCACCGTGTCGAAAATTGTGGAACCTGTCGGTGCCATCAAGCAGCTGTCGGTCGCGGTGTTGGTCGACGGGGTGTATGAAGCGGCAAAGGCCGCTGAAGGTCAGGCGGGGGACGCTCCGGCTGCGGCGCGAAAGTATGTTCCGCGATCGGAAGAGGATCTCAAGCGTATCGAAGACATCGTGAAGAAGGCGATGGGCTTTTCTGCTGAACGGCAAGATCAGGTGCAAGTTGTGAACGTGCAGTTCGGGACCGAGGCTGAGGAACCGCAGGCGGGGACGACGGAAATTGCCTCAGAAGGGTTGAAACCCTGGATGCCCTATCTTCGATACGGAGTGGCGATACTTCTCTTTGCCGTGATTCTCTTGTTTGTCGTGCGGCCCTTGTTGGCCATGTTGGGAACAAATATAGAACAGGCACAGGCAGAGGCGTCCGTGGCCGAGCTTTCTGGTGGGAACCCAGCGGGTGGAGCGACGTTGGCGAATACGCCGGATCGAGCGCAGATCATTGATATGGCCAAAAAAAACCCTGATGCGACGGCTGTGGTGGTCAAAGAATGGTTGAAGAGTCCAAGCTAG
- the fliE gene encoding flagellar hook-basal body complex protein FliE, translating into MGPITGVASGIAPIVDVASTGSTGTTGKTGGPGFLDSLKSAIGNVNDAQKEAGRAVDALMTGDTQDIHRTMVALQQADVSFQLMMQVRNKLVTAYEEIQRMQI; encoded by the coding sequence ATGGGGCCAATCACTGGTGTGGCATCCGGCATCGCTCCTATTGTCGATGTGGCATCGACTGGATCCACGGGCACGACTGGAAAAACAGGCGGTCCAGGATTCCTGGATTCACTCAAGTCGGCGATCGGCAATGTCAACGATGCGCAAAAGGAAGCGGGTCGAGCGGTCGATGCGCTCATGACCGGCGATACGCAAGACATTCATCGGACCATGGTTGCGCTGCAGCAAGCCGATGTGTCGTTCCAATTGATGATGCAGGTCAGAAATAAGCTCGTGACCGCCTACGAGGAAATTCAACGGATGCAAATCTGA
- the flgB gene encoding flagellar basal body rod protein FlgB, which produces MTIFDRTMRLLERTLDLRSGRQRVIASNLANEETPGYRASELTFMDQLQSAHKGRLPIVLAATQPRHFGLHGAEGVQAVTGKLGEVPAGDIPLDANSVNLELEMAKLSENVMQYNAAATILAKKFNGLLNAIREGR; this is translated from the coding sequence ATGACGATCTTCGATCGAACGATGCGGTTGCTGGAGCGCACGCTTGACCTTCGCAGTGGCAGGCAACGGGTCATCGCCTCGAATCTCGCGAATGAAGAAACTCCGGGATATCGAGCCTCGGAGCTGACGTTCATGGATCAATTGCAGTCGGCGCACAAGGGGCGTCTCCCAATCGTCTTGGCGGCGACCCAGCCACGGCATTTTGGTCTTCACGGGGCGGAAGGAGTGCAGGCGGTGACGGGAAAGCTCGGTGAGGTGCCGGCCGGAGACATTCCGCTCGATGCCAACTCGGTCAATCTCGAATTGGAGATGGCGAAGTTGTCTGAGAACGTCATGCAGTACAACGCGGCTGCCACCATTCTTGCGAAGAAGTTCAACGGGCTGTTGAATGCCATACGGGAGGGACGATAA
- the fliG gene encoding flagellar motor switch protein FliG, with protein MANTLTGEQKAAILLRAIGEEAAAQVMKQLDPKEIKKLGSFMSGTAQISREDEEVVISDFQAASAAGGIQFQGREFIKTVLTKALGADKAARIIESMTQKNYPGIEALKWVDVKTLTQMLKIEHAQTVAVILAHLESDQAGQVLAALPEEMRGDVALRLATMEEVQPDVLEELSDTLQETLLAGKGVGAHSVGGAEVIANILMRMDKSNEGGIMARITEKSQTLADNIRALMFVFDDMVKVDDRGIQELMKEISKEDLPVALRGANPEVKEKFFKNMSSRAAEMLKDDMEARGPVKVSDVEKSQQNILKVCRKLEDEGRIVIAGVGEEML; from the coding sequence ATGGCAAATACTCTGACCGGTGAACAAAAAGCGGCGATTCTGCTTCGTGCGATCGGAGAGGAAGCGGCTGCCCAAGTCATGAAGCAGCTGGATCCGAAGGAGATCAAGAAGCTGGGAAGCTTCATGAGCGGGACCGCACAGATCTCCCGAGAGGACGAAGAAGTGGTCATTTCCGATTTCCAGGCGGCCAGCGCGGCCGGAGGCATTCAATTCCAAGGACGAGAATTCATTAAAACGGTACTGACAAAGGCTTTGGGAGCAGACAAAGCGGCGCGGATTATTGAGTCCATGACGCAGAAAAATTATCCCGGGATTGAGGCATTGAAGTGGGTTGACGTGAAAACTCTCACGCAAATGTTGAAGATCGAACATGCGCAAACAGTCGCTGTGATCCTTGCACATCTGGAGAGCGACCAGGCCGGTCAAGTCCTGGCTGCGCTTCCGGAGGAGATGCGAGGGGACGTGGCGCTTCGGCTTGCAACCATGGAAGAGGTCCAGCCGGATGTGCTGGAGGAACTAAGCGACACGCTACAAGAAACCTTGCTGGCCGGCAAAGGGGTCGGCGCACATAGCGTGGGAGGCGCTGAGGTGATTGCCAATATTCTGATGCGAATGGATAAATCGAACGAAGGCGGCATCATGGCACGCATCACGGAGAAGAGTCAAACGCTTGCCGATAACATCCGGGCACTGATGTTCGTATTCGACGACATGGTGAAAGTGGACGATCGTGGAATCCAGGAATTAATGAAGGAGATCAGCAAGGAAGATTTGCCGGTGGCGCTGCGCGGCGCAAATCCGGAGGTGAAGGAAAAATTCTTTAAGAATATGTCGAGTCGTGCTGCGGAAATGTTGAAGGATGACATGGAAGCCAGGGGGCCGGTTAAAGTATCCGATGTCGAAAAATCACAACAAAATATCCTCAAAGTCTGCCGAAAGCTGGAGGACGAAGGCCGTATTGTCATCGCCGGCGTTGGAGAGGAGATGCTCTAG